A genome region from Brassica oleracea var. oleracea cultivar TO1000 chromosome C2, BOL, whole genome shotgun sequence includes the following:
- the LOC106327055 gene encoding equilibrative nucleotide transporter 1, giving the protein MGSAGKPAEDISTDPESGPETSLLHGGGSTPKSPPDSFHLAYIIYFTLGVGFLLPWNAFITAVDYFSYLYPSTAVDRIFAVVYMLVGLFCLLVIIVFYAHKSLASFRINLGLVLFAISLLVIPVLDLVYVKGRVGLYVGFDITSVAVGLSGVADALMQGGLIGVAGEMPERYTQAVIAGTAGSGVLVSLLRILTKAVYPQDPDGLRKSANLYFAVGIVVMVICAVSYNLAHKLPVIKFHEERKAQSLKESQENGSLTGPMWRKTLWQIVTRIKSHGFGIVLIYIVTLSIFPGYITEDVHSDLLGDWFPVLLIAAFNVFDLVGKSLTAVYMFTDEKIAVGGCIARLLFYPLFWGCLHGPMFLRTEIPVALLTCLLGLTNGYLTSVLMILAPKSVPLKHSETAGIVSVLFLVIGLASGSVLAWFWVI; this is encoded by the exons ATGGGCTCCGCCGGAAAACCCGCCGAAGACATCTCAACCGACCCGGAATCAGGACCGGAGACTTCTCTCCTCCACGGAGGAGGATCAACCCCCAAATCCCCACCCGACTCCTTCCACTTAGCCTACATCATCTACTTCACCCTCGGCGTCGGCTTTCTCCTCCCATGGAACGCCTTCATCACCGCCGTCGACTACTTCTCCTACCTCTACCCCTCCACCGCCGTCGATCGCATCTTCGCCGTCGTCTACATGCTCGTCGGGCTCTTCTGCCTCCTCGTGATCATCGTCTTCTACGCGCACAAGAGCCTCGCTAGCTTCAGGATCAACCTCGGCCTCGTGCTCTTCGCAATCTCATTGCTCGTGATCCCTGTCTTGGATCTCGTCTACGTCAAGGGGCGAGTCGGTTTATACGTTGGGTTCGATATCACCTCCGTCGCCGTTGGGCTCTCCGGTGTCGCTGACGCGCTTATGCAGGGAGGGTTGATCGGTGTGGCTGGTGAGATGCCTGAGAGGTATACGCAGGCTGTCATCGCCGGAACTGCTGGCTCCG GTGTGCTTGTGTCTCTGTTGAGGATCTTGACTAAAGCTGTGTATCCTCAAGATCCTGATGGGTTGAGAAAAAGCGCGAATCTTTACTTTGCTGTGGGGATTGTTGTTATGGTGATCTGTGCTGTGTCTTACAACTTAGCTCACAAGCTTCCTGTGATCAAGTTCCATGAAGAGCGTAAGGCTCAATCACTCAAAGAGAGTCAGGAGAACGGTTCCTTGACGGGACCAATGTGGAGGAAGACGCTCTGGCAGATCGTGACGAGGATCAAGTCTCACGGCTTCGGGATCGTGCTTATATACATTGTGACGCTGTCTATATTCCCTGGCTACATCACCGAGGATGTTCATTCTGATCTTCTCGGAGATTGGTTCCCTGTCCTGCTCATTGCAGCTTTCAATGTCTTTGACTTGGTTGGGAAGTCGTTGACTGCTGTTTACATGTTTACGGATGAGAAGATTGCGGTCGGTGGGTGCATTGCTAGGCTGTTGTTTTACCCTCTCTTCTGGGGTTGCTTGCACGGTCCGATGTTTCTGAGGACTGAGATACCTGTGGCGTTACTGACGTGCTTGTTGGGGCTTACTAATGGGTACTTGACTAGCGTCTTGATGATTCTTGCTCCGAAGTCTGTTCCATTGAAGCACTCTGAGACGGCAGGTATTGTCAGTGTGCTGTTCTTGGTTATTGGTTTGGCCTCTGGGTCTGTCTTGGCTTGGTTCTGGGTTATCTGA